A genomic region of Daphnia carinata strain CSIRO-1 chromosome 5, CSIRO_AGI_Dcar_HiC_V3, whole genome shotgun sequence contains the following coding sequences:
- the LOC130696908 gene encoding uncharacterized protein LOC130696908 gives MAKTHVAPLKQLSIPRLELQGAVEALHLAIIIYREMNLDLSQITFHVDSQTVRRWIHSANVKFEVFVGNRIGKILMNTDCRQWCHVLGIMNPADVCSRGVDPGSLQELQQFHQGPAFLLLEPPLWPKWDQIEQNDHQDPEIIHVYTTKTEPSDNVIDQCVEYYSNKVRLERVLAWCMRLITNCCAKVKKVKVTSGELTPVETEAALAMCIQRAKEVAYPEDKLFLKKGKELPNRSKLKQFRPFIDEQHLMRVGGRIGQAPVDYVTRHPVILLPEKRITSLIVWDAHIRNYHIKADRLLCELRTMYWITSG, from the coding sequence ATGGCCAAAACGCACGTCGCGCCGTTAAAACAGCTTTCGATCCCTCGGCTTGAACTTCAAGGAGCCGTCGAAGCTTTACACCTGGCCATAATAATTTACCGTGAAATGAACCTGGATCTGAGCCAAATCACGTTTCACGTCGACTCCCAGACAGTTCGTAGATGGATCCATTCTGCCAACGTTAAATTCGAAGTGTTTGTGGGAAATAGAATTGGAAAGATTCTAATGAACACCGATTGTCGGCAATGGTGCCACGTTCTAGGAATCATGAATCCAGCAGACGTTTGCAGTAGAGGAGTGGATCCCGGCAGTCTCCAAGAGCTACAGCAGTTCCATCAAGGGCCAGCCTTCCTATTGTTGGAACCTCCATTATGGCCAAAGTGGGATCAAATCGAACAAAACGACCATCAAGATCCCGAAATCATTCATGTCTACACAACAAAAACCGAGCCTAGTGACAATGTGATCGACCAGTGCGTagaatattattcaaacaaagtgCGCCTAGAGCGAGTGCTTGCGTGGTGTATGCGTTTaatcactaattgttgtgCCAAAGTAAAGAAAGTGAAGGTGACATCAGGAGAACTGACGCCAGTCGAGACTGAAGCAGCTCTGGCAATGTGCATCCAACGTGCAAAAGAAGTGGCATACCCAGAAGACAAGTTGTtcttaaaaaaggggaaagaactGCCAAACCGGTCGAAACTCAAGCAGTTTCGACCATTCATCGATGAACAACATTTAATGCGAGTGGGCGGTCGAATTGGTCAAGCACCTGTCGACTATGTGACAAGACATCCAGTGATTTTACTTCCAGAGAAACGTATCACAAGTCTAATAGTCTGGGATGCTCACATTCGAAATTACCACATTAAAGCCGACCGCTTATTGTGCGAACTTCGAACAATGTACTGGATAACCTCTGGATGA